In the Psychromicrobium lacuslunae genome, TTAGTAGCTGGACTGCCATTCGGCGTCGCGATCGGATCTTGGCTCGGCTGGCGCGCCTCAATCTGGCTGCTATTGGTGCTAGCGCTTCTGGTAGGCGCACTGCTCGGCAGCTTACCTAAAGTGAAGATCGCGGCCATTGGGTTTCGAACGCGGCTTGCCGCACTACGCCAGAGCGCGGTGCTCAGGCTGCTTATCAGCACACTGCTAGCACTGACTCCCGCCTACCTGATATTGAGCTACCTGCCGAGCATCGTGCCCGACAGCGGCGGCATGATCATTATTGCCATGCTCTGTTTCGGCGCCGGACAGGTCATCGGCACGCGTCTAGTTGTCCCGCTGATTACCCGGTTCGGGGACTGGCCCACCTTCCTCGGCGGAGCTATCGCCACGCCGCTAGTCCTTATCCTACTCAGCGTCACTCAGCAGTCATCGGTACTGGCGTCCCTGTCACTTCTTCTTCTCGGCGGATGCGTCGGGGTGCTCATCGTTCCGCAGCAACAGCGGTTATTCAGCCTTATCCCAGACCTGGCCCCGATAGCCCTGGGATTCAACGGGTCTGCTAGCTACATCGGCTCTGCTGTCGGTGCGGGCCTTGGCGGGCTGGTACTGGCAGGCAGTCCGACGGGCTGGCTCGCGCCCGCAGCAGCGATAACCGCCGTGGTCACGCTCGGCCTAGTTTTCGCACTCGCCCCCGAGCGCACCACTGCCAAGCACCCGCAGGAACACTCAGGCCGCACCGAGGACCCCTCTTAGTATCTCCCAGATATCTCCCACTTTTCAGCGACGCCGGGGCGCGGGGTCAATTGGTGAGCAAACCGATAAGTCAAAGTTCCAAACACTTCCAGAAAAACTTCCAATCCGAGGCGGCAAATTGCCGAGCACCATCTGCCAGGCTGGTTGATATCAGCGGTTCATCTCGTTCAACGGCTCAATTGCTTCCCGATGAGACCCGCACCCTGCAGTTTGAAGGAAGGGAAAGAAATTAATGAAACGATTACAACGTTTGAAAACGCTCAGCGGCATATTGGCCACGGCGTTATTCGCCACAGCAGCCCTGTCGTTGGCAGCGGCGCCCGGCGCACAGGCAGCCCAATCACCGAAATTGGTGATATCAGGTGACTTCCCCGATCCCGATGTGCTTCAGGTTGGCTCCACCTATTACGCATACTCAACAAATTCGAATGCCGGAAACATACCATTCGCTACTTCCTCCTCGCCCTACGGGCCATGGAGTATGCAGGGCAACGCTTTGCCGAAGCGTCCTGCCTGGGCAGTACAGAGCGGTGGTTGGATGTGGGCACCCGATGTCACTGAGCTCAAGGATGGCAGCTTCCTGATGTACTTCGCCGCGAAGAGCATCAGCCCTGGAAGGCACTGCATCGGCGCGGCCACTTCGGCTTCGCCGCGTGGGCCCTTCGTCTCCACCGCCGCTGCGCCGTTGTTCTGCCAGTACAGCGAAGGTGGCAGCATCGATCCAGCGAGCTTCGTAGACACCGACGGCAAGCGCTACTTGCTCTATAAGACAGACGGCGTCACCACTAATCTACCCACTCGGCTCTACCTACAGCAGGTTGCCGACGACGGGGTCACGCTGATCGGAAGCCGGAGCCTGCTATTGAGTAGTGGTGCCGCCAGCGAGCATGGCAATATCGAAGCCCCGACCTTGGTCAAGCGGGACAGCAAGTACGTCTTGCTCTATTCGGGCGGCATCTATACCTATGACGGCGGTAACTCCAGCTACAACATCTCCTACGGGATTTCTAGTTCAATCCGCGGTCCGTACACCAAGTCGAGCCAGTCCTTAATGACCACCCAGTCAAATGGCCGGGCCGTTGTCGGCCCAGGCGGACAAGATGTGGTCACTTCTGCACAGGGCGATGTCCTCATGTTGCATGGTTGGACTAACTCCGGTGCCGCGCGTTCAATGTTCGCCACACCAATTTCCTGGACCAATGGTTACCCGGTACTGCCGACTGCCGTCGGTGCTTCAGCAGCTTCAGTGAAGTCCGCTGGCGATCTCGTGGCGGCGGACTCCGACGGCATTCTCTGGAACTACCCGGCACGTGGTGACGGTCAATTCGCTGGCAGAGTCCAGATTGGGCAGGGCTGGACCGGAGTGCGATCGATCAAGGTCATTGACTGGAATGCCGACGGCGTACTAGATCTGGTAGCCCAGTGGAATAACGGCAAGGTCAATGTCTACCTTGGCTCCTCTGGTGGTGGCTTCAGTACTGGTCCTGTTCTTTCCGCTCAAGGCTGGGCCGATGTGCAGCTGACGATCGGCTATTGGATCAAAGGCAGCAAATACCCGCAGTTGCTGAGTAAAGAAAGCAGCGGGATCATGCGGCTCTGGCACAACACCAATGGCACCGCACTAAGTGACCCCACTCAGATCGGCCAAGGTTGGGGCAGCCTGAACACCACCATGGTCGATTTCGACGGTGACGGCAATCAGGATCTATTAGCTCAAAGTAGCGATGGTGCGATGCGCTTATATCGCTCAAATGGTGCCGGAGCCTTTATCTCAGAGACCCGCACTGTGATCGGCTCAGGTTGGCAGAACATGACTAGCGTCAGTCTGCGTTCAGGCTTCCAGGGGATCAACAGCATTGGTGTCACTGCGAGGAACCAAACCGGCGAAATTTATTACTATCCCATTCAACAGAATCGCCGTTGGGGTGCGCCCCAGCTGATTGGCCCGGGCTGGGGCAACTACCTCATTGCCGGCGGCGAAAATATTAACCCCACTAGCTAGCAGTCTTAGTTAACTTTTCGTTCTGTGGGCTGGTGTCTCGGTTATTGAGGGACACCAGCCCACAGCTTTAGCGGCGGGCACCAGGTTTCACCGCTCTGGCAGCCGGTCACGAACCGATCAATAAAAAGACCAAAAGGCCACGGTACTAGGGGCATAGCAACCGTGGCCTTTCGGCCAGCTTGTGATTGTCTCAGCGAGTGGATGAGAACCATTCTTTAGCGAGGAGAATGGTGTTGCTGGCTCGGGCACTTGGCTGGTCGAAGCGTCGACTCGCTCCGACCGCCCCCAATACGCCTGCGCAAGAAAACTGGAATCGATGGTCAAGGGTATAGCTCATGACTTCTTCCTTTCTTCTCACGGTCAACAACATTGTGTCCAAGCCTCAGCAGCTGTTTCAGCCGCCGCCTGCGCACAGAGGTCTCCTAGCCGCAATCAACGGGAAGACCAGATCGAGCGCTGGCAGTAATTCCAGAATCTCAGATGATGCACGCCCGTTCGCTGCACGGGACTGGAAGTTTTTCTGGAAGTGATTGGAAGTTTTTTCTGAGGATCCAAAAATTCCAATCACTTCCAAAAAAACTTCCAATCGCTGATCGACTTTTATAAGCACTTCCCTGCCAGCATTACTACATCGAACATCGAATCTGTGTCCCCGCTGAGCTGCTGATAGGGAAGATCTGGTGTCACTTCGGAAAACTGAGGACCACAATGAAAAAAGCACATTGGAAACTACTCGCGGCAATACCGGTGGTTTCATTCTTCTTGCTCGGACTCGGCACTCAACAAGCAGCGGCCGATCCGCTGCTGTATTTGCCTTTCCCCGCTGGACAAACTCACACCATCACGCAATATCCACATGGCGGTGATCAGTACAACGGCTATGCCATGGACATCGGTATGCCGTTGAATAACTCCATCCTTGCCTCAGCCGCTGGGACCGTTGTCACCGCTGGATCTGTCAATAATGCCTCTACCGCAGTTAACGGCAATCAGGTCATCATCGACCACGGCGGAAATTTCTGCACACAGTACAACCACCTCAACTGGGTCAACGTCTCGGTTGGACAGAGCGTCGGGCGAGGCGCCCTGCTCGGTGGCGCGGGCAGCACCGGCACGGCCTACGGCGTGCATCTGCATTGGAACACCATCTATTGCTCGACTTTGACCACTCGTGGCGCTTTGCATACGGCTGAATACCCCGGCGGTTTCAGTAATGGGATGTCAATCACCAGCCAGAACTCCGGCGGTGGGCCGACGATTGGTGATGCTGGCTCGCTGGTCGCGATCAATCCTTCCGGCCAACTCGTCAACTACGGCGCCAAACTCCCACTAGTCTCCCCACCCAACCTCATCGGACCAGGCTGGGCAGACTTCAAAAGCGTCCACGTCACCGACTGGAACAACGACGGCGTCCTAGACCTCCTCGCCCAAGCCAACGGCGGTAACCTCACCATCTACTACGGAAGCTCAAACGGAGGCTTCAACAACCCCCTCCAAATCGGCCACGGCTGGGCCAACCTCGACATCCAAATCGCCAAATTCGACGGCCCCAACACCTACCCCGGCATCATCGCCAAAACCAACACCGGCGCCCTCCTGTTCTACCCCAACCTCGGCAGCAACAAAATCGGCAACCCACGCACCATCGGATCCGGCTGGAACAACATCTCCGACTTCACCACCCTGGACTGGAACAACGACGGCGCCACCGACGTCATCGGCATCCAAGCCTCCACCGGAGACCTCATCGCCTACGTCAAAAACGGCGGCAACACCTTCGAAAGCCAAAAAATCGGACAAGGCTGGACCGGCATCCGCATCCAAGCCATCACCAGCTTCAACGGCACCGGAACCAAAGGACTCCTCGCCACCAAAACCGACGGCACCCTCCACTACTACCCCATCACCGGAACAACCTTCGGCACCCCCAGCCAAATCGGCAACGGCTGGAACACCATGAAAATCGCCGGACACTAACCATCCACCAAAGGCAAAGAATCATGAAATTTTCAAGGGAAATGACCGCACGAGTTGCGATCGGGGCACTACTGCTCTCCGGCTTGGGGCTGCTACCCGCTCCGCTAGCCGGGGCAGCTGAGGAGCTGCCCACGGTAGGCGACCATGTGCCAGCAACCGAGCTCAGCTCCGCTCAGCTAACCGAAGAGGCTTGCTACGTTCCATCGACCGCTGACGATAACGTCCTCAAAACAATGAAATCCATCGGCGATCAACGTGGTATCAGCTACCGCGTGCGATTGGCAATGTTTGAAACCGCCTGGGTTGAATCACACGCTAATAATCTCAACTGTGGGGATCTCGACTCGGTCGGCGTCTTTCAGCAGCGGCCAGCTGCTGGTTGGGGAACCGTGGCGCAGTGCACCAATGTTGTCTATGCGACGAATAAGTTCCTCGATCAAGCCATTCCGAACGCCGCTAACTACCCCAGCTGGAGTGCTGGAACGGTCGCCCAAAGTGTGCAAAGGTCTGCTTATCCGGAACGATACGATCAAGCTCAGTCAATCGCTGAAGCTTTGATTCAGCGCTCAAATGCTCTCGGTGGGCCGACGATTGGTGATGCTGGCTCGCTGGTCGCGATCAATCCTTCCGGCCAACTCGTCAACTACGGCGCCAAACTCCCACTAGTCTCCCCACCCAACCTCATCGGACCAGGCTGGGCAGACTTCAAAAGCGTCCACGTCACCGACTGGAACAACGACGGCGTCCTAGACCTCCTCGCCCAAGCCAACGGCGGTAACCTCACCATCTACTACGGAAGCTCAAACGGAGGCTTCAACAACCCCCTCCAAATCGGCCACGGCTGGGCCAACCTCGACATCCAAATCGCCAAATTCGACGGCCCCAACACCTACCCCGGCATCATCGCCAAAACCAACACCGGCGCCCTCCTGTTCTACCCCAACCTCGGCAGCAACAAAATCGGCAACCCACGCACCATCGGATCCGGCTGGAACAACATCTCCGACTTCACCACCCTGGACTGGAACAACGACGGCGCCACCGACGTCATCGGCATCCAAGCCTCCACCGGAGACCTCATCGCCTACGTCAAAAACGGCGGCAACACCTTCGAAAGCCAAAAAATCGGACAAGGCTGGACCGGCATCCGCATCCAAGCCATCACCAGCTTCAACGGCACCGGAACCAAAGGACTCCTCGCCACCAAAACCGACGGCACCCTCCACTACTACCCCATCACCGGAACAACCTTCGGCACCCCCAGCCAAATCGGCAACGGCTGGAACACCATGAAAATCGCCGGACACTAACCATCCACCAAAGGCAAAGGAGCGGGCCACCCTGAGGGTGGCCCGCTCCTTTGCCTTTGTCCGGAGCCATTTAGGGATGCGAGTTTAGCTGCTTCGTTGGTGGCAATTGAGAGGATTGGCGATACGTAGCTAGCTGACTAAGTTCTGGGGGCAATTGGTACCTCACCGAGAGAACGCTAAAAATCGATATCATTTTGGGCATACTCAGTAACAATACTAACTCTGGCCACACCAGTAACACCGGTGATACGCTATCCAAGCTAAGGCGAGTCGCTCCGGGGGAAGCGGATCCATGCTACTCGGAGTAAAAAATGACAAAGAACCGCAGCCCCTTCCTAGACTTTTGCAATATCACTAGCCGGCTTCTCAGCATCGGAGGGCTCCTCGGGGTCTCTCTGGTGGCAACCAGTGCCGTGGCTCAGGCCGCCCCCGCCCCCGGCCCGGAAGTACCCTCGTCAAGCCTCAGTTCGCTGGTCAGCGCGAATCAGACACCATCAGTTGCGCCAAGCAGCAATCTCAGTCCTGCAGCCGAGACTGAGCTAAAAGCCGCTCAAGGCACCAACGGTGCCAAAATGGGCTGGAAACAAGATCAGGCTGCAGCTTCGGCTTTGCTATCGCGAGCACCGAAGGATCAGGGTGCGGTCGGTGCGGCCGCAGCTGCCCAGCCAGAAGCTGCAGGTAATACTTATATTCCGAACTGGGGCGTACTCGGCTTAGATGTCTCCGGCTGGCAGGGCACACCGAATCCCGACGGCACACGAACTGATAACGTCAATTGGTCAGCAGAGTGGAACCGCGGCGCGCGTTTCGCCTACGTCAAGGCGACCGAAGGGTCCAACTCCACATCGCTCACCTTCAACCAGCAATACACCTCCTCATACACCACAGGGATGATCCGAGGCGCCTATCATTTCGCGTTGCCGAGTCAATCGAGCGGGACGACTCAGGCCAACTGGTTCGTGGCGAATGGCGGAGGTTGGTCAGCGGACGGAAAGACTCTTCCACCGCTGCTGGACATTGAATACAATCCTTACTCGAATTTGGGCGATACTTGCTACAACATGGCCGGTAGTAGGATGGTCGCCTGGCTTCAGGAGTTCTCCAAGGCTATGCTCGCCAAAACCGGCAGGCTGCCTGCGATCTACACCACCGCTGACTGGTGGTCTCGTTGCACCGGCAATAGCAGTGCTTTTGGCAACCAACCACTCCATATTGCTGCTTACAACAACATTGGGCCTGGATCATTGCCCGCTGGCTGGAGTCAGTACAGCATCTGGCAATATAGCTCAACCGGACCAACTGCGGGCGACTCCAATGTTTGGAACGGCACTTACGAAAACCTCAAGGTCTTCGCCACCGGTGCAACAACCGGTTCAAAGGGCGCGATTACCGCACGCTGGCAAGCCATGGGAGGTGCCGCCGGCAGCCTGGGGGCCGCCATTTCCGGCAGCGATATTTGCGGACTTTACGGCGGTGGCTGCTACCAACAATATGCCAATGGAAATATTTACTGGAGTGCAGCCACTGGTGCTTACGCAGTCACCGGACCCTACTACAGCGCCTGGGGACAAGCCGGCTGGCAAAAAGCCATCGGCTACCCCACCGGCAACGTCACCTGCGGACTCTACGGCAACGGCTGCTACCAACCCTTCACCGGCGGCAACATCTACAAATCCCCCACCACCAACGCCTACGCAGTCACCGGACCCTACTACAGCGCCTGGGGACAAGCCGGCTGGCAAAAAGCCATCGGCTACCCCACCGGCAACGTCACCTGCGGACTCTACGGCAACGGCTGCTACCAACCCTTCACCGGCGGCAACATCTACAAATCCCCCACCACCAACGCCTACGCAGTCACCGGACCCTACTACAGCGCCTGGGGACAAGCCGGCTGGCAAAAAGCCATCGGCTACCCCACCGGCAACGTCACCTGCGGACTCTACGGCAACGGCTGCTACCAACCCTTCACCGGCGGCAACATCTACAAATCCCCCACCACCAACGCCTACGCAGTCACCGGACCCTACTACAGCGCCTGGGGACAAGCCGGCTGGCAAAAAGCCATCGGCTACCCCACCGGCAACGTCACCTGCGGACTCTACGGCAACGGCTGCTACCAACCCTTCACCGGCGGCAACATCTACAAATCCCCCACCACCAACGCCTACGCAGTCACCGGACCCTACTACAGCGCCTGGGGACAAGCCGGCTGGCAA is a window encoding:
- a CDS encoding MFS transporter, with translation MSLRQSSNYLGPAQLWTLAAGPFVLGIDGFVLAGLLPQLANELGVSIAQAGQLTTLFALVYAVASPMIAILTGRWERRRLLVLGMAIFAAGMLFQAAGSSFVMVAVGRIVAALGAATFQANAYAVAGVLASETTRPRNLAAVALGTSLSLVAGLPFGVAIGSWLGWRASIWLLLVLALLVGALLGSLPKVKIAAIGFRTRLAALRQSAVLRLLISTLLALTPAYLILSYLPSIVPDSGGMIIIAMLCFGAGQVIGTRLVVPLITRFGDWPTFLGGAIATPLVLILLSVTQQSSVLASLSLLLLGGCVGVLIVPQQQRLFSLIPDLAPIALGFNGSASYIGSAVGAGLGGLVLAGSPTGWLAPAAAITAVVTLGLVFALAPERTTAKHPQEHSGRTEDPS
- a CDS encoding family 43 glycosylhydrolase translates to MKRLQRLKTLSGILATALFATAALSLAAAPGAQAAQSPKLVISGDFPDPDVLQVGSTYYAYSTNSNAGNIPFATSSSPYGPWSMQGNALPKRPAWAVQSGGWMWAPDVTELKDGSFLMYFAAKSISPGRHCIGAATSASPRGPFVSTAAAPLFCQYSEGGSIDPASFVDTDGKRYLLYKTDGVTTNLPTRLYLQQVADDGVTLIGSRSLLLSSGAASEHGNIEAPTLVKRDSKYVLLYSGGIYTYDGGNSSYNISYGISSSIRGPYTKSSQSLMTTQSNGRAVVGPGGQDVVTSAQGDVLMLHGWTNSGAARSMFATPISWTNGYPVLPTAVGASAASVKSAGDLVAADSDGILWNYPARGDGQFAGRVQIGQGWTGVRSIKVIDWNADGVLDLVAQWNNGKVNVYLGSSGGGFSTGPVLSAQGWADVQLTIGYWIKGSKYPQLLSKESSGIMRLWHNTNGTALSDPTQIGQGWGSLNTTMVDFDGDGNQDLLAQSSDGAMRLYRSNGAGAFISETRTVIGSGWQNMTSVSLRSGFQGINSIGVTARNQTGEIYYYPIQQNRRWGAPQLIGPGWGNYLIAGGENINPTS
- a CDS encoding VCBS repeat domain-containing M23 family metallopeptidase translates to MKKAHWKLLAAIPVVSFFLLGLGTQQAAADPLLYLPFPAGQTHTITQYPHGGDQYNGYAMDIGMPLNNSILASAAGTVVTAGSVNNASTAVNGNQVIIDHGGNFCTQYNHLNWVNVSVGQSVGRGALLGGAGSTGTAYGVHLHWNTIYCSTLTTRGALHTAEYPGGFSNGMSITSQNSGGGPTIGDAGSLVAINPSGQLVNYGAKLPLVSPPNLIGPGWADFKSVHVTDWNNDGVLDLLAQANGGNLTIYYGSSNGGFNNPLQIGHGWANLDIQIAKFDGPNTYPGIIAKTNTGALLFYPNLGSNKIGNPRTIGSGWNNISDFTTLDWNNDGATDVIGIQASTGDLIAYVKNGGNTFESQKIGQGWTGIRIQAITSFNGTGTKGLLATKTDGTLHYYPITGTTFGTPSQIGNGWNTMKIAGH
- a CDS encoding FG-GAP repeat domain-containing protein, with product MKFSREMTARVAIGALLLSGLGLLPAPLAGAAEELPTVGDHVPATELSSAQLTEEACYVPSTADDNVLKTMKSIGDQRGISYRVRLAMFETAWVESHANNLNCGDLDSVGVFQQRPAAGWGTVAQCTNVVYATNKFLDQAIPNAANYPSWSAGTVAQSVQRSAYPERYDQAQSIAEALIQRSNALGGPTIGDAGSLVAINPSGQLVNYGAKLPLVSPPNLIGPGWADFKSVHVTDWNNDGVLDLLAQANGGNLTIYYGSSNGGFNNPLQIGHGWANLDIQIAKFDGPNTYPGIIAKTNTGALLFYPNLGSNKIGNPRTIGSGWNNISDFTTLDWNNDGATDVIGIQASTGDLIAYVKNGGNTFESQKIGQGWTGIRIQAITSFNGTGTKGLLATKTDGTLHYYPITGTTFGTPSQIGNGWNTMKIAGH
- a CDS encoding GH25 family lysozyme encodes the protein MTKNRSPFLDFCNITSRLLSIGGLLGVSLVATSAVAQAAPAPGPEVPSSSLSSLVSANQTPSVAPSSNLSPAAETELKAAQGTNGAKMGWKQDQAAASALLSRAPKDQGAVGAAAAAQPEAAGNTYIPNWGVLGLDVSGWQGTPNPDGTRTDNVNWSAEWNRGARFAYVKATEGSNSTSLTFNQQYTSSYTTGMIRGAYHFALPSQSSGTTQANWFVANGGGWSADGKTLPPLLDIEYNPYSNLGDTCYNMAGSRMVAWLQEFSKAMLAKTGRLPAIYTTADWWSRCTGNSSAFGNQPLHIAAYNNIGPGSLPAGWSQYSIWQYSSTGPTAGDSNVWNGTYENLKVFATGATTGSKGAITARWQAMGGAAGSLGAAISGSDICGLYGGGCYQQYANGNIYWSAATGAYAVTGPYYSAWGQAGWQKAIGYPTGNVTCGLYGNGCYQPFTGGNIYKSPTTNAYAVTGPYYSAWGQAGWQKAIGYPTGNVTCGLYGNGCYQPFTGGNIYKSPTTNAYAVTGPYYSAWGQAGWQKAIGYPTGNVTCGLYGNGCYQPFTGGNIYKSPTTNAYAVTGPYYSAWGQAGWQKAIGYPTGNVTCGLYGNGCYQPFTGGNIYKSPTTNAYAVTGPYYSAWGQAGWQKAIGYPTGNVTCGLYGNGCYQPFTGGNIYKSPTTNAYAVTGPYYSAWGQAGWQKAIGYPTGNVTCGLYGNGCYQPFTGGNIYKSPTTNAYAVTGPYYSAWGQAGWQKAIGYPTGNVTCGLYGNGCYQPFTGGNIYWTAGSGAHAVNEPYRAAWKNAGWQMGKLGYPLAAAVAAGGYKTVKFQGGTMTWSSTGVAVR